A single region of the Anaerostipes rhamnosivorans genome encodes:
- the rpsL gene encoding 30S ribosomal protein S12, protein MPTFNQLVRKGRKTSTKKSTAPALQKSFNSLKKKSVNTSSPQKRGVCTAVKTATPKKPNSALRKIARVRLSNGIEVTSYIPGEGHNLQEHSVVLIRGGRVKDLPGTRYHIVRGTLDTAGVANRMQARSKYGAKRPKK, encoded by the coding sequence ATGCCAACTTTTAACCAATTAGTTAGAAAAGGGAGAAAGACATCTACTAAGAAGTCTACAGCACCAGCTCTTCAGAAAAGTTTTAACTCTTTAAAGAAGAAATCTGTAAACACCAGCTCTCCTCAGAAGAGAGGGGTTTGTACAGCTGTTAAAACTGCGACTCCTAAAAAGCCTAACTCTGCTCTTCGTAAGATTGCCAGAGTACGTCTTTCTAACGGTATCGAAGTAACAAGCTATATCCCAGGTGAGGGACATAACTTACAGGAACATAGTGTTGTTCTGATTCGTGGTGGTCGTGTTAAGGACTTACCAGGTACTCGTTACCATATCGTTCGTGGAACACTTGATACAGCAGGTGTTGCAAACAGAATGCAGGCTCGTTCCAAATACGGAGCTAAGAGACCGAAGAAATAA